CCCTTCTCTGGTCACGAGTGGAGTTACACACGCAAGTGTTAGCAGCTGTAGCTCCTGAATGATTTGTTGCTTTAATGTTTGGAATGAACGTTTCTGGATTTAAACTTGAAGTGTTTTCAGTCTTTCCTCTCGTTGATGGCTGTGACCTGTGTTTACCTCTTCTGCCTCCAGCTCCCTGTTGCTCTCTCGCTGGGAGACACAAATACAGCTTAACGTCTGCCGCGGATTTACAACTGTCACACACGAGATCCCttcacagaaccccccccctcccctcagccGTGGGTCTGCACACGTTTCATTATTCAGACCGAGAAGCCACGATCGAGCTGCTTCCACGAGGAGTGGGAGGCACGATGTCTGAAGGTACACCGGTGTGGAATCacataaatatgtaaattgGATGCAGCGGCATTGCTGTGTACATTTTTTTGCAATTCATATCTCATCAAATGAGCTGACGTGTTGTGACACAGAAAATAACCCTGAGAACTCCTGGTTACAGCAGCGAGGCTGTGACAGGTTGTGTTACATCTCACGTTGTCTCGCAGGTGTGTGTCCCCGCTGAGGCCTGAAGGATCCTACAGCTCATCATACATTTGTGTTAGAGTGAAAATCAGTGTAGATGAACTCACTTCCCTCCTTGATGTCGGTCAGCACCGTGTTCAGGTGTGGTTTCAGTTCATGCTCGATCGGCTCCAGACCAAGGACCCTGATGGTTCCTAATGCGTTGTTCAGGTTGTCTGTGCCGAGATGAGAGATAAAATAAACTGAGACATATTAAAGGCATCAAACCATTTATCATTTAGCATATATACGTCATGAATACACTGTATGTACGATctatagactgaatataaagacagATGAGGTGATAGCTCCCCAAGAGAAGCCTATAAGCGTCtcaattgccccctggtggctggctgcagtattgctcATAACTcctggacatggaccaaactaaaaagtcaatttACATATTGATGTTTCTGATAAGTCTGGTTTTAAgaagttatttgatgctgtagATATATGGATAAAacattgtgattgacagctgagtcaaGTGGTCAAATGACGTCATCGgggcaagatggcagcttttggcttcatttctggatactgggaggaagtggagacgtgtcatccatctttgtttacagtctgtggtatTAATGCTTCAACTCTGGGACGTAAGTAAAAGACATTTCTTGGTCTCCAGGTTTTTGTCGCTTCTGTCCAGCATCTAGTTCTTATCAAGTTTGGATGTTTCCTAAACTTTCTCCCTAAAAATTAAGACTTACACTACCTTTTCAGTTGGACTAAATAATAACTGAGAACAGAGAATAATTAAAAGAAGGTGAACTGAGATGCACTGTGTTCCTTCATGTAGAAACATCCAGATGTCGGCTCCCTCTGGATTAGACCTGAGCTGCTCCTGACGGGTTGTTGGTCTTTGTggtgcaaaggaaaacacgatTAAAGTTCTGTTGACACGCCAGcagctgtgagagtgtgtaCTTACAGCAGCGGCTGCTTTGCCAACATGCTTAAGCACCGTCAGTGACAACATGTTGATGTGCAGCAGTGCTGTGCTTACAAGTCTGAATCAGGCTGAGGGGAATCGTACCAGTTCTTCAGGTATTTATTTTAAGCAAAGTAGAAACTGTGATTGTTATGGCTCCAGATGAAAAGTTATTCATATCCAGTAGTAGAGATATATCCTCACGGTGCTGCAGGAAACGTCAGGTCACCACAAACGTCTGCATGAATTTACATGATAATCATCTGTCCCTggatggagccactgatgattcacTATTTACCAGATGCCTGATCCGGGGTTAATTCTGAAATCCGGTCAATTAAATTCTGTTTAAACACCAgtggaaataaatcaaacatgttCAAATTCATGGTCACATTCTCCCTGATGCTCTGTCAACATAACATCCTCCTGTTGCCAAACCAGTTCTCTCATAAGTGAGTGGACATTGAATGAACTAACACAGAGTGACACAGTGAGGAGTCGTGTGGTCGGTGTTTCTCCAGATGCATGAAGCATGTGGAGAAATATCTATAAACTTTAAGTTGGAGTCCGGTCGATTTATTAGTTTGTTGACAGAAATCTGTCCTTAACAGACATTTCAGTGTCGGCATCTGCATTTCCTCATATGAAAACTTTGGCTTTACATTACAAAATTTATGTTCACTTTCTGAATTCAAGTTATGATACAGTTTGTGGTTAAACCAGGGCGGGTGgccctctaaccagaaggttggtggtttgatcccagtcttccccgctccgcatgctgaagtgtcctcgggcaagatacTTATGACAGGTGTCATTATTTAGATTATTACTATCATTGTTATCATAATCATTATCATGAGACTTGTCTGAATTTAAGTGATGATTCAAGATCCAGTGATGTGAACGTTTCAAGAAGATTTTTTATGTGTAATAGAAATGAATTCAAAACAGCAGCTGTTTGGGTGGTGgtaaaaactatttacaaattaaagaaattaatatATTAACACATCAGAAATATTGGCAAATTGGCTCCTTAATGATTCAtggaaatcaaaggaaacattgcACCTACAAAACTGTGGGTCATGGACAAGAGTAAAAGTCTAATTATGTGAACATGAAGCAAAGTGTGTCCTGAATGAAGATGTTaggtgtcacatgatctgaggaCCATGTCCCGGTCGTGGCGGTGCTGAACTCACCGTTGCAGCTGACCGTGTACGGCTTCAGTCCACTGGACCTGCTCGTGTCCGTCTGTGGACGAGAGCAGCTGTAGGTGGGAGGCACGTTGCTGTGTCCCATCCTGCTCCACCCTGtcgtctctgagcagctgaaacCTTCTCAGGTCCAACTcttcacacaaaacacatcttCGTGCATCCTCCTTTTGGATTGGTTCTTTGGAGATTTCTAATCAGCTGGAGAAAACTGCTTTaggtaatataataataaataaaaggatgTGTTTTCATTCAGCACGCCTTCCTTCCTTATTCTCCAGCTGGTTCTCAGGGTTAATACGGAGAAGATCCTCAGTAAAGCTGCTGAAGGATTTATAGCAcactccccccccaccaccctgtgtgtgtgtctgaagtaAAGGTATTAGCACTTGGCTGACTCTGCTGAGTTCATACATACAAAAATCTCCCACAatgcagggttagggttaggtggaTCAGGTGCCACCAATTGAGGGGTTTTCTTCTGCATCTTCATCCTgatcatttcttttttcaagCTGGACTTGCTTTTCTCTTcaccagagaaaaacaaatgctcTGATGATCTGATGCAAActgtttatctatttatcaACAGCTGCAAGTTTCctgtttcattgtgaaactTCACCTGATGTCAACTCTGTTACCACCTCCTCGACACGTTCATTTGATGTGATGTTCCCTGAAGTGCCCACGAGAGGGAGCTGTTGGGACACAAATAGAAAACCTGTGGAGTCTTgatcagagaaagagaaaggataGCAGACCTGAGCGTTAATGATCTGTAACCTGGAAGGTTTCTGATCATAGTGATTTCATGTAAGGAAACATTATGGTTTTAATAAACAGAAGAGCCCGACCCATAATCAAATATATGTGATACCCGAGTACTGAAGATACTTCTCTTTAAATTTCAATGATTCCAAAGACGTCATTATCTAGCccttaaaacaaagaaatgtaaatgaggtgagtttttaatttaatataataaataaaaagaaaacacaaatacaactcaTATATAgaatttttacttaaaatggtTTTGACTATATATCTGAGGTCGGCTCATATCTCTTATTCTTATTTTGTCTCAGGGATTAACAGATTCAAACCGAGCTCGATCTGTGAAATCTTTTTCTCACAATAACAGATTCACAAAGTTATGAAAATTAAATCTTCATATTTTACTTCAgtaaaaacagacagacactaTTTCAATCACTCTAGTACAGAAAAACAGACCTGGAAatctaaacaataaataaaagagtgTAACAGGAGACGTTGTACTggcaaaacaataataataataatcgaGACCTCGCATATAGTTAACTGTGAACTGTACTTGTGCACGAacaatgtgtttacattttacattcctTGGTTTGTCTGTTCGCTAAAAAAATACCTAAGACAGGAAAATATAATGTGACAGGATTCAGTTTATACATCGAAATACATACAAACCCTACTAAAGAAACAGAGGAGTCACTTAATGAAACAGTTCAACATTTCAGGAAATGTGCTTTATCGCATTTTTGCCAAATgtcagaggagaagatggagatcaACCTCACATCTGTCACATGTCacagcagctggttagcttagcttagcagaaAGACAGCAAGCAGGGGCAAACAGATAGCCTGGCTCTTAGGAAACAAAAAGGGACTAAACACTTTATATATCAAATGTTGAAACTCGAGCTTGTTATAGTCAAGACACTTAAAACCTGCCTGTAAAACACTAATTGCTTTTTTTGTGATTGTTTAAGCAGGGTTTCCATTTAAGACCTGTTGACTttataacaaaaaataaaaaaataattccaAATATAAATTGATCTGGAAATCAAGAATCCTCTGGGCAGGGCTGTGGGGCTTTAACTGAAATTTAAAGCTGCTGcttccctgtttccagtctttctgCTAAGTAAAGCTAactccctgctgctgcctccagtGGACTCCAACATGTGACATTATCTGTGTCCCAGTCCAGGGACGGCGTCCTtcacaggacagagacagagacaatctAGTCTACGGAGAATTTCAAGTCACCAGCTTGTCTCGCTCTTCCCACGGCATCGTTAGCTACTTGGAGCTCAGCCACCGGCTCACGATGAATCCTGGAGGAAGTTGGCCTGAGAAGGATCCACTTGTTGGATCCTTAGTTTTTCAGGAATGAAAGGACACATTCAAATAGAAGGACGCAGGCCCCTGAACTGGGACACAGATTTTACACTGCGATGCTGAGCTCACTACAACTGTGCTCGTCTTCATGGGAACTCAATGAAGCTCAACTTGTGCCGACTGTCCCGCTGCTGTGTCTCTTTGAATGGGACTGTAATTGGTCCCTTTGACCTGTGGTGTGACCAGTGGTCAAACAGTTCCTGCTGCGTTGAGCCCAGTGGAAACAGTCTCATATCCCACAGAAACCAGTGTGAGGACGTTACCCTCCACGTCGTCTGGCTTGTACTGGTCTGCCGGTGTCTCCACTGGACCGAGCGCCACAGTTTCCTGTCTTGTTTTCTTCCTGGCTTTGCCTCGCCCCTTTCCTTTGGAAATGACCTTCCCTTGGTCCTTGACCCCCCCAGTCACCTTGTGACGCGTCTCCATGTTATTTAAGTGGGTTTTACGGTGGCGCCTGCGGATACGGCGCATCGGCGGACCGGTGTCCACCGGGTCTGACGCCGCTGCACCAGACAAGATGCGGATCTGCTGCTCGATCACCATGAGGATCATGTCCAGTGCCACGTCCAGCATCCCCAGGCCGAGGCCGTGAGTCACGTTATCAAACGCACCGCTGTTCCCCGGGTCCTTGAAACATTTCCTCATATCCTCGAGGTGATTCCTACGGGGGAAAAAGAGCGTGTTATTAATATCAAGAACAGGATTGAAAGCTCGAGGTTCACTGAGAACATAGAGTACGTACTTGGTTTCAATCATTTTGGACCAGTGTTGAACTGTGTTGGTCTCTGGGATGAGCTGCTTCGCCATGTTGCTGTAATCAATGTAGTCCTCAGAGAAATCTTTCATATCTTCACACAAAGCCCTGGTGTCGCctgagaaaacacaatcatcaaaacacTAGCAGACTCTGGCACTGTTACTCCACGTTCTCAGATTATTACACACACGTTACCTTCTGTGAGTTTGGAGAACGAGGAGGATACGGAGGTAGTTGTGCTTGGAGTGAGGCCGAGAACATTAAGTGACTCGAGAAGTGTTTTCTTGCTGGCCGGGCCTCTGCTGACACGAGTGTACGCTGCCAGCGAGCGCAGGGACATCTTCTCCGGGTCCTGCAGGCGCCGTTTGATTTCATCGTACGAGATGAGATACTTCCCTGAGAGTAGAGAAACACAGGGAAGACGTTAGTTTGTCAAACATTCAGGAGGTAAAGTCTTCAAACAACTGGCCACTCACGAGCTTTAGATCCCTTCATGTTCGGATCCAGGAGGGACGACACCTCTGCGAAGGGCATCTGGGTCCCAGACCCTGAATTGGTGCTGGGGTTCGGTGGCGTCTCCTGGTTCTGAGACACATCCTGGGTGTGGACGGGGGCAGAAATCTGCATCTGAGGCTGCATGTGAGGCTGCATGTTGTGCATCTCCACGTGGTTCTGATCGAGCGGAGCCTGGCCCTGCATTTGAGGGAGGACCAGCGTGTTCTCAGATAAACCCTGGAGGTCCATGCCACCTTGTACCACGCTGCCGGCTTGTTCTGAGGGAACTTGGAAGATGCCCATTACTGGCTTCACCAACGCGTAAAGCAAGTTCCCCTGGGTGTCCACACCCACAACCCTGGTGGTTTGATCCATGGCTTTGCTGAGGTTTTAACCTtcaagctgagagaggaggctCCAGAGGCTGTAATGATCAGATCAGGTGGCCTCCGAGGCCCATGTGGTGATACAGCACACCTTCCTCTTTTTAAAGGGTCCTGGATCCTGGTTAGAGACAAAAGTTTAAGCTTTTCATGACACTctaatcatttgaaaatatgtaatatataaaCAAGCGGAAACTCGTTCATCTAGCTATGTATTTTCTGAAcgtaatatttattttgaaaacaaataattgttattgtttgtttattgttattgttttttatcgTCTATGTCGATTACTTCATCATTTGGTACAACACTGAATTATTTCCCATAATGCCTTTGGAGAAgaaatgtctgtgattggtcaagacGAGAAACTctcaaattaatattaataatttaaccACCACTTTATGGCTTAAGTGATGGAACTATAAAAactaataactttatttaaacgaTAACAAATGCAGCCTCGTCTCCAGCTGGTGTTCAAAGTGTTTCATCCTCACTGAGGTTAATTAAAATCAATTAAAGACTTTTTAGTTTCTACAACACTTGATAACATTTGGAATCCATCATGGCCGCCGGCCGTTGAGGctgttctgtctgtgtttctgcagcGGGCCTGAGACGCTGCTCGCCCCGGACACACGGCGGTTCTGGCCCGGACGGGTCCGCCTGAGAGCCGCTCACCTCGGATGCAACTGGTGCCGGGTCTCACTCACCGGAGCAACCGCCTGGAGCCTCCTAACAGGACACTGATCCTAGAACGGTCCGCGACGACGCTAGCGACATTTCCCCTCCGTCTCTGCTTTGGTTCCGGCGGATTGCAAATCAGCTCTGCGTGCACTTCCGCTCAGGAGCCGTAATCCCGACGCTCATTGGACGATCCACGCATCAGTCAAACATCCCGCAATCTGTCATTGGACGAGAGGTTTATCAGTCGAGTACGGGAGGCGGTACTTCCGGCTCAGGCTTTCCCACAGACAAAAGAATAACATTTCTTCAAAATTCTGTGTTTTGagacattttcacatttgttaTCTTCTCAGACTTGATAAAAAATACAGTAGAACAATTTGAGAAAGTGTAAAAGTTCAAGAAAGTGAATATTTTAAGAACTTTCATTATGTTgaaaaagatttaaaattatttataaattatttcaTATAATCCAATCATTATTTATAACATTAAGTGGCTCCTCAACTCTTCATCAAACGCAAAGCCATATATAAAACTTAATAACttaatttgatgttttttaatgtattcTTGAGCACCGGACATCCTGCTCTTATGCAttattttattctgtatttattctgtattttacatcCATGCTATGTT
The Pleuronectes platessa chromosome 21, fPlePla1.1, whole genome shotgun sequence DNA segment above includes these coding regions:
- the si:ch73-127m5.2 gene encoding uncharacterized protein si:ch73-127m5.2 translates to MDQTTRVVGVDTQGNLLYALVKPVMGIFQVPSEQAGSVVQGGMDLQGLSENTLVLPQMQGQAPLDQNHVEMHNMQPHMQPQMQISAPVHTQDVSQNQETPPNPSTNSGSGTQMPFAEVSSLLDPNMKGSKARKYLISYDEIKRRLQDPEKMSLRSLAAYTRVSRGPASKKTLLESLNVLGLTPSTTTSVSSSFSKLTEGDTRALCEDMKDFSEDYIDYSNMAKQLIPETNTVQHWSKMIETKNHLEDMRKCFKDPGNSGAFDNVTHGLGLGMLDVALDMILMVIEQQIRILSGAAASDPVDTGPPMRRIRRRHRKTHLNNMETRHKVTGGVKDQGKVISKGKGRGKARKKTRQETVALGPVETPADQYKPDDVEGNVLTLVSVGYETVSTGLNAAGTV